The sequence below is a genomic window from Uranotaenia lowii strain MFRU-FL chromosome 2, ASM2978415v1, whole genome shotgun sequence.
AGGCAAAGGCAACGGTATTAAAACTGTCATCGTCAACATGGCTGAAGTTGCAAGAGCTATTGGGCGCCCAGCCACCTACCCTACCAAGTACTTCGGGTGTGAGCTCGGCGCGCAGACTCAGTTCGACCATAAGGTAAGGATGAACTTTTCATAAGTTTCTAGCATAAAATGTAATCCAGtattaaaaccatatttctaATTTATGTTTGCTTTATAAACTGTTCCAGAACGAACGCTTCATCGTGAACGGTTCTCATGATGCCAACAAGTTGCAAGATCTGTTGGATGGATTCATTCGGAAGTTTGTGTTATGCCCGGAATGTGACAATCCCGAAACTGAGTTGATCGTGTCCTCAAAAAAAGGCACAATTTCCCAAGGTTGTAAGGCGTGTGGGTTCCATGGACCGCTTGAAGTAAACCACAAAGTGAATAcgtttattattaaaaatcctcCGAACGTAAACCCAGCCAGCCAAGGGGCTTCATTGACCGAAGGCAAGCGTAAGCAGCGTTCCAAAAAAGCCGGTGAAAATGGGGATGACTCGACTGCGAACACGACTACGGATGGCGATTCGACTGCTTTGGCGGATGAAAGTATGGACCGCAGCATTCGAGCCAAcaacgacgatgacgatgatgtcAACTGGACAGTTGACACTTCGGAAGAAGCCGTTCGGGCTCGTATGCAAGATCTCACTGATGGAGCAAAGAACATGACAGTATCGGATGACTTTGATAAAACGGAAAAGGAACGCATGGATATTTTCTACGAGCTGGTGAAAAAAAAGCGAGATGCCGGAGAACTGGACAATGTTCAGACGCACAAAGAATTGGTCACAGAAGCAAGCCGTTTGGATATTCAATCTAAGGCATCATTGGTTCTTGTAGAACTCTTGTTCACAGCAAACGTTGTCCAGGAGGCTCGTAAACATCGTAATCTCTTGCTTCGCTTCACTCACAACGACACTAAGGCTCAGAAGTACTTTATCGGTGGCTTGGAACAATTGATTTTCCTTCACCAGGATAAGCTGATGGACAAAGTACCTggtattttcaaactattttacgATGCTGATGTTTTAGAGGAAAAGGCTCTTGAAGAATGGTCCCAAAAAGTAAGCAAGAAATATGTTTCCAAGGAAGTGGCTACGATGATCCACGAGAAAGCTCAGCCATTTATCAAATGGCTTAAAGAAGCTGAGGAAGAGGAATCGTCCGAAGAAGAAGATGATTCCGATGTTGAAATTGAGTACGACGATCGTGCCAAAGTCGACGCTCTTCGCAAGGAACCTTCTAAACCAGATGTCAAGAAGTCAGCTAAACCTGTCGACGAGGAAGAAGATGGCGACGATCTCAACattgatgatatttaaatgtgTAAAGCGCACGCACctataaacatattttgaaGCTCTAACTAAAATTTACTGATCGATTCCTTAGTGTGTTAAACATTTACACTACAACCCAACTTTGCGCGTACGAAGTAACAACAAATGATACCTAAATAATAGCAAAccaaatttgtttcgaaaatcaaTAGCCAAATCCAGAAAAAGCAGCATTATATTGTCTTATATAACTTATCGAAAAGAATAagtaaaatgaaatttactgGTCAATTCTGGATGTAACTTGTTTCAATTTTCGTAGCGTACAATTGTCCATGAGTCTATTTTGCTCGCATTTGAATGTACAGGCATGCATTCGCCCCCAAATGTTTGAAGATGATGTGGGAGCAATTTCACAACGTCGTCAGCTTTGCAACCTTTCCTGAATATAGATATAGTTGTCTGTGAGTTCTCGTTTCGAGTAAAATTATCGTTATCTCACATTACCTCAAGTACGGTGTGTggtgttttcatgaaaaatctgaaatgctTGCGTTTGCTCCTTAAtgggaaaatgataaaatactgTTTGTTGTTTCACTTTCACCACAACCATGTTTTTCGATGGATAGCATTTGTTTGTGTTTAGAATTATATCTAGGCATCGCATGCGTAGCAAAACAATCGGAACAtgcaacaaacaaaaattaaaactgcaAAAATCATTAACCAACAGAGCATATGTTTGTAACGTAAAATGGAGAAAACAAACTTCAAACATAAACGAATATTATTGTAATCAATTATGTTTATTGAAatacaacatttgaaaattgCATTGAAAGTTATCTCTAGTTTTGTTTTACAGTTGCTGATGATATCACGATCCGAGCAAATAGAAGATTAGTCTTGATAAACGTGCGAGATTTTTCAAACTGAGCACAAGATACCTTTTCAGCATTTGCATATCATTCGTTGTAGAGCTCCAAGACAGAACCATGAGTGCAGATGACATTCGTCTCGAGTCAGTTGATAATTCCCGGCAGCAAAATGCGACCGCGAGCAGGTCCGATCGAACAAAACGTAGCCGAGTTCGAGGCATATGTCGCTGCATTTGTACAAGGCTGTGTATAAGTTTGGTAATAGCCGGGATCTTAGCCATCGTCATTATCTGCGTGGGTTTTCTAGTAAGTTACGAAAAAGATTCGGAAGTGATACAAACGATCGAAGTTTTCAAGGAACAACTTCCTATCGGTaaaaattgattatattttcataaatgaagttttttttaaatgaatcaagTTTATTTTCAGAACAAGAGTACTGGTATAACCAAGGATTAGATGATCTGAAGGAGTCGCTAAACAAACGTTATAATTGGAAAAGGGCGAGAAATGTTGTACTGTTTGTAGCAAATGTGGTATCCACGAGTGCTTTCACGAAACATTATACTGATGAAAAATCtgaacttttaaaaaagttcCCACACGTGGGTTTTCTCAAGGTGCAGAATAATATTTCCCTGGGAACTGCGCTCTTTAGTGGTGTAAATGGAGCTTATGGAACAGCAGGTGTGGATTCCGCTGTTTCATTTGatgattgtcaaaattcacagaATGAAACTCATCGTGTCAAGTCAATAGTGCAACAAGCCCAGGAAGTTGGCCTAAACACCGGACTTGTTAGTAACGGCGATTTACTAGATAGCTTAAGTTCTCCTATTTACGCACATGTTCCAAACGTTAATTGGCAGTGTCATTCCAAAATACCAGATAACGAGAAAAATGTTGGCTGTTTGGATGTAGCCACTCAACTGGCTTCTCTAAGTCCTGCCAAAGATATAAATGTACTGATGGAAAACCATGATTCAAGCATTTGCGGAGATGATAATCGAAGTGTTAAGGATGCGTCAGAATTATATGCCATCCAACAAACTACGAGGGTTCGATTATCTTTTTCGTCAGACAATAAACAATCATTTGGTAACTTAACTCAAGAAGCTGTAAAACACCTTTATACTgataattttcttctgatcgCATTGTGGAAGCAATCAATTCAAGATGGTcaaaatttttcggattttgaaaATAGTCTTCTGGCTGCTTTGACTTTGCTAAGGTTAGTAGTTACACAACGATAGTTTTACAGAAAGCAAACTTTAGACTTATCTGCATTTTCAAGAAACCAACTGAGCGAAACGCTTTTCGTGGTCATAGCGGTTCCTTATCAAAATCTCGGCAGCATCAATCAAGATAAGACACAGTCGGTAGAAGATATAATCGTTGGCGCAACAGGTAAGTTATCTAGCCGTTTTATTCAGCACATTCTCTGCCAGTAGTTAGTAAGCAAATCAAACAAGCTTTATCAATCGTTGTCTTTTTGTTGCAGGACCCATGGCGCATCTTTTACAAGGTGTACACGATTTAACGTACGTTGCACATGTGATATCATTCGCAGCTCGGCTGGGACGGTTCCGCGATAGTATGCTTGCCAACTCGCTATTCGAATGGTTCTGAAAAATCGGGCTTACCAAACCGTTCCAGATgatcaccaaggggtacgacctcCAGATGAtccattgtaattttttttttttgaaaaatctaagtcGAATGAGTGAAGAAGAACTTACATATTTCTCAACTTAGTGCCTTAGGATCTGGGTATTTAATGTTTGAACGGTGAAATATAATAACTTGTCAAGACGCtttgattttcgttttgatGACTGTTCCCTGGCTCTTGAACTCGGTTAATTCTTTAATATAAGTACCTAGCCGATAAAGCATTTATGCGTAAATAAATGCTACACTGTGgacattgttaaaaaaaaaaccgaagaaTCCCAAATAAGAACATTCCCATCCTCGCAGTATTGAATATCTAAACATGACTCTGatgaaatatttctcaatgcacgatacttgaaaaaaaaaaatgagttattttaaaagtgccataTTATTTGTCCTTCAACTTCCTAGGAAAATGTTTTGCATTGTTTTGTGTTATCCATCGATTCCATTTCTAAATCTTCGATTACAGAGGTTGTGTCTATGGGTTCCTGAACTGAAGCTTTATtatttaaggtacaccggggcaagtgcaaactcggggcaagtgcaaacgctcaacttttctctgttacaaaaaaagtaaaaaatatttcttcttctagaaattgttgtttacaCCCAAAcgaacaatctgacatagataaactaaactttctttaaatttttcaccaaaaacacggcactgtttgatcacacacgaattcaagtacgtactagacataaacagtgtgtttttgttttgcatattttggctacaaagaagggcattcaaatccgaattttcgttaaaaggtgagtgtttgggaccgatattcaagtgaaagcagaaaatttatgataaattttcattaaccccgaaagttgtgaaaataatattcgctcttgttaacccacactgcggggcaagtgcaaacgacactaccggggtaagtgcaaacgtacctttaagccatgtaacatcagccatttcagaaaattcatcaccaaaatggttcagcattatattgAAATGGTCAGAAGGGGTACCAAAGGGTTGTATCTAAAGCGGATGTTCAAAGTTCCGTAATGCAttagtaaatgaaggtcttttgcttaaaacaacagtcaccaaaaatggagttccaaaaagttatcaatattgcaacaaaacagcaaatatatgaataaaagttgataaaacgtgCCGGAACATGTGTTCAATTCATTTTAGGACCGATGCACTGACTCATTTGTGAATTAGTTAGGAAAAagtattgcgtttgcacttgcccccataaacggggcaagtgcaaattttgaaattttttcacaaaagcaccgttactttttaccaacatttttttatttttcactttcaacaggaatttgtttagaactattttagtgatgcaacgaacgataattgataatatttgaacatatacatatttttctaggacatgtgaaagttgaactatggtgaaaaccgtttgcacttgccccggtgtaccttacttatattttttataaacatttttctttaaaaaaccaaattacCTACATAAAATCGAAACATTTGTGTTAAACATCTATAACATTTCACATTCTTCGTATATTTATGGAACAATGATTGATGGTAGTTCAATTCCGTTAAGAATAATTTTATAGGTGCAAATATACTTTAGTTTGCTCTTCTGCAGTACGTAACAAgtgaaaagcttttttttcattattttacctgctttgagttttgattttcttttcttttgattttatatGGATATGGGTTTTATATACTTATTGTGTTATTTATAGAACTTCATTGTCGTTACAGTCGTCATAAGtttattgatgtaaaaatattccCATCAGGACAATAATGTACGTGAACTGCATTTATATATCGTATATTCTTGCATATTCCGAATACGTAAGGTTGCAAGATGCTGTGTTTTTATTGTTTCGGAGGATGTACGTACACTtaacatcaaaaatatttccaaacatTTGTTGTAAACGTGtatatattttctaaaaatgaaaGCTCTGTTGACATTAACTTTGATTTTTACACATCGACTTTGGTTTCGTCCTATGATGTTtctgttcaaattttcgatTGCAGTACCAACTTCAGATTTGTACCAACAAACTGGTTTCCTTTCgatatcaaataattttaatcctACTGTATGCAGAGAATCCTCTCGTATAAATTCAAGCATTTTGAATAGGAACTTTCCTATAAGCTTATAGAAAAATCAAAAGATATTTCGAACAACTTTAAATCTTGGTTAAAGCGAAAACAGCAGATCGAGAAAAAAGATAGCGACACCAATAAAGGTATTCGactttttaaggtttttatgCGTATATTTTTATGATACGCTTGATTCTTTCAAACATCGATTAGATAGCATCAGTAAAACAAAGATAGTATACTTCAGTGAAGTAGCATTTGGTGTCAAAGTATTGAAATTTCTAATCTGCGTTAATGAAAGTTTTTCGAACGAAGAATGCACCTGGGTATGGTAGTAAATACATCAATGCTTAACAACACTAACAGGATTCTCTGCCCACTTTTTGGgggccaaaatatttttttatggctGTACCTTGATTGCTATTTGTTTGC
It includes:
- the LOC129749716 gene encoding eukaryotic translation initiation factor 5, whose protein sequence is MGTVNVNRNVTDVFYRYKMPRINAKVEGKGNGIKTVIVNMAEVARAIGRPATYPTKYFGCELGAQTQFDHKNERFIVNGSHDANKLQDLLDGFIRKFVLCPECDNPETELIVSSKKGTISQGCKACGFHGPLEVNHKVNTFIIKNPPNVNPASQGASLTEGKRKQRSKKAGENGDDSTANTTTDGDSTALADESMDRSIRANNDDDDDVNWTVDTSEEAVRARMQDLTDGAKNMTVSDDFDKTEKERMDIFYELVKKKRDAGELDNVQTHKELVTEASRLDIQSKASLVLVELLFTANVVQEARKHRNLLLRFTHNDTKAQKYFIGGLEQLIFLHQDKLMDKVPGIFKLFYDADVLEEKALEEWSQKVSKKYVSKEVATMIHEKAQPFIKWLKEAEEEESSEEEDDSDVEIEYDDRAKVDALRKEPSKPDVKKSAKPVDEEEDGDDLNIDDI
- the LOC129749717 gene encoding uncharacterized protein LOC129749717 — protein: MSADDIRLESVDNSRQQNATASRSDRTKRSRVRGICRCICTRLCISLVIAGILAIVIICVGFLVSYEKDSEVIQTIEVFKEQLPIEQEYWYNQGLDDLKESLNKRYNWKRARNVVLFVANVVSTSAFTKHYTDEKSELLKKFPHVGFLKVQNNISLGTALFSGVNGAYGTAGVDSAVSFDDCQNSQNETHRVKSIVQQAQEVGLNTGLVSNGDLLDSLSSPIYAHVPNVNWQCHSKIPDNEKNVGCLDVATQLASLSPAKDINVLMENHDSSICGDDNRSVKDASELYAIQQTTRVRLSFSSDNKQSFGNLTQEAVKHLYTDNFLLIALWKQSIQDGQNFSDFENSLLAALTLLRNQLSETLFVVIAVPYQNLGSINQDKTQSVEDIIVGATGPMAHLLQGVHDLTYVAHVISFAARLGRFRDSMLANSLFEWF